In Bacteroidia bacterium, one genomic interval encodes:
- the thrS gene encoding threonine--tRNA ligase, with amino-acid sequence MKITFPDKNVREYPDGTTAMEIAKSISEGLARNVLAAKINGQVSDLSRPINSDAALELLTWDSQDGKNTMWHSSAHLMAEALEFYFPGIKFWVGPPVENGFYYDVDLGGKQISSDDFKKIEDKMIELARKNNVFIRKEVPKQEAIAYFTDKNDEYKLDLLQNLEDGNITFYTQGGFTDLCRGPHIPHTGYIKAVKLMNLAGAYWKGDEKNKQLTRIYGITFPKQKELDEYLAMLEEAKKRDHRKLGKELEIFMFDDEVGPGLPLWLPNGGVLIEQLENLAKRTENEAGYKRVRTPHLAKESMYLTTGHLPYYAESMFPPMEMDGEKYYLKPMNCPHHHKIFGNLNASYRDLPIRLAEYGTCYRYEQSGELFGLMRVRCLQMNDAHIYCTEEQFASEFKAVNDMYLKYFKIFGIEKYIMRFSTHSPEKLGKKYVNEPELWLKTEDMVRRVLIESNIPYVEVPDESAFYGPKIDVQVWSAIGREFTLATNQVDFAVPARFGLTYRDTDNTMKTPLCIHRAPLGTHERFIGFLIEHYAGNFPLWLAPMQVAILPISEKFNDFAKSVSQLLNNYDIRALVDERGEKIGRKIRDAEVKKVPFMLIVGEKEMNEQQVSVRKHGEGDKGSMTPEAFCQLVKKEIENQLLINQ; translated from the coding sequence ATGAAAATTACTTTTCCGGATAAAAACGTCAGAGAATATCCTGACGGAACCACTGCAATGGAAATAGCTAAGAGCATTAGCGAAGGGCTTGCACGCAACGTACTTGCAGCAAAAATTAATGGTCAGGTATCAGACCTTTCCAGACCTATAAACAGTGATGCAGCATTGGAATTACTGACATGGGATAGTCAGGATGGTAAAAATACTATGTGGCATTCATCGGCACATCTGATGGCCGAAGCTTTGGAGTTTTATTTTCCGGGAATCAAATTCTGGGTTGGACCTCCTGTAGAAAATGGTTTTTACTACGATGTGGACTTAGGTGGCAAACAAATTTCAAGTGATGACTTCAAGAAAATTGAAGATAAAATGATTGAGCTTGCCAGAAAAAATAATGTCTTTATCAGAAAAGAGGTTCCCAAACAAGAAGCCATTGCATATTTCACAGATAAAAATGACGAATACAAATTAGACCTCTTACAAAACCTCGAAGACGGAAACATTACGTTCTACACTCAGGGAGGTTTTACTGACTTATGTCGCGGGCCGCATATTCCACATACCGGTTATATTAAAGCCGTTAAGTTGATGAACCTTGCCGGTGCCTACTGGAAAGGCGATGAAAAGAACAAACAGCTGACACGTATTTATGGCATTACTTTTCCAAAGCAGAAAGAGTTGGACGAATATTTAGCCATGCTGGAGGAAGCCAAAAAGCGCGACCACCGTAAGTTAGGCAAAGAGCTCGAAATATTTATGTTTGATGACGAGGTTGGCCCCGGTCTGCCGCTATGGCTGCCGAATGGAGGTGTTTTAATAGAGCAATTAGAAAATCTTGCAAAACGTACAGAAAATGAAGCCGGCTACAAGCGTGTCCGCACCCCTCATTTGGCTAAGGAAAGCATGTATCTGACTACAGGACACCTTCCATATTATGCAGAAAGCATGTTTCCGCCAATGGAAATGGATGGAGAAAAGTACTACCTGAAACCCATGAACTGTCCACATCACCACAAAATTTTCGGGAATCTTAATGCCAGCTATCGCGATTTACCCATTAGACTGGCTGAATATGGAACTTGCTACCGCTACGAACAATCGGGTGAGCTATTTGGACTGATGCGTGTACGCTGCCTTCAGATGAATGATGCTCACATTTATTGTACAGAAGAACAGTTTGCATCTGAGTTTAAGGCAGTTAACGACATGTACTTAAAGTATTTTAAAATCTTCGGAATCGAAAAATACATCATGCGTTTTTCTACCCACTCACCTGAAAAATTAGGAAAAAAATATGTAAACGAGCCTGAACTTTGGCTCAAAACCGAAGATATGGTAAGACGTGTATTAATTGAATCAAACATACCCTACGTTGAAGTACCTGACGAAAGTGCTTTTTATGGCCCTAAGATAGATGTACAGGTGTGGAGTGCCATTGGTCGTGAGTTTACATTAGCCACCAATCAGGTTGACTTTGCTGTACCTGCACGCTTTGGACTCACCTACCGCGATACCGACAATACCATGAAAACACCGCTTTGCATACACCGTGCGCCCTTAGGTACGCACGAGCGCTTTATCGGATTTTTGATTGAGCATTATGCAGGTAATTTCCCTTTGTGGCTTGCACCTATGCAAGTAGCCATACTGCCCATCAGTGAAAAGTTTAATGATTTTGCAAAATCTGTTTCACAGTTACTAAATAATTACGATATTCGCGCCCTCGTTGACGAAAGGGGGGAAAAAATTGGCAGAAAAATCAGGGATGCAGAGGTAAAAAAAGTGCCTTTTATGCTGATTGTGGGAGAGAAAGAAATGAATGAGCAGCAGGTTTCGGTACGTAAACACGGAGAAGGAGATAAAGGTAGCATGACACCTGAAGCATTTTGCCAATTAGTGAAAAAGGAAATTGAAAATCAATTATTAATAAACCAGTAA
- a CDS encoding T9SS type A sorting domain-containing protein codes for MAATLCCCHFFCVSQNRNSVWCFGDSAGIDFSSGIPVTFSSSVDGRGSCVSIADSNGQLLFYAATMRAYASNTEMATFVFDRNHDIMLNGDSIVGRLWYQELVIIPNPANDSTYYLFSISITDTFGIVYSVIDMRLNNGLGAVTVKNVQLQSFEQVDCLNAVKHGNGRDWWLLFRKSDALTFSSNNDWYSYLITPNGIQNLSVQSVGSQNRTGGAHTNFSPDGEKLVFTNWLGLIELYDFDRCTGLLNNPVTIEPDAGMPPYPFTWSCEFSPDESKLYVTASPNTTYLFQYDLNAANISLTKDTLWALTFPNYAGGGLKLASDGKIYLACWYNNGIMFPYPYPDTVYNMYNMNLSVINQPDSLGSACDFQPYSFYLGGKRTYLGLPNNPNYELGAIAGSACDTLTGIAPLATSAKGAELFVTYIASWQKLFVNAQHLKGKSITLTIYDVTGNLIYNTARRLSPSGVGGSAGGYFTQDINCSALAKGMYIVSLQTEKERLVKKFIVE; via the coding sequence ATGGCAGCAACACTTTGTTGCTGCCATTTTTTTTGCGTTTCACAAAATAGGAACTCGGTATGGTGTTTTGGTGATAGTGCTGGTATTGATTTTTCAAGCGGAATACCTGTAACTTTTTCTTCTTCTGTTGACGGAAGAGGCAGTTGTGTAAGCATTGCGGATAGTAATGGACAACTGTTGTTTTATGCGGCTACTATGCGTGCATATGCTTCTAATACAGAGATGGCAACTTTTGTTTTTGATAGAAATCATGATATAATGCTTAATGGGGATTCTATTGTAGGCAGGTTGTGGTATCAGGAATTGGTTATAATTCCAAATCCTGCAAATGACAGCACATATTACCTTTTCTCAATAAGTATTACCGATACATTTGGTATTGTTTATAGCGTAATAGATATGCGATTGAATAACGGCTTGGGTGCTGTAACAGTTAAAAATGTTCAACTGCAAAGCTTTGAACAAGTGGATTGCTTAAATGCTGTTAAGCATGGCAACGGAAGAGATTGGTGGTTATTATTCAGAAAATCAGATGCACTCACATTTAGTTCAAATAACGATTGGTACAGCTATTTAATAACTCCTAACGGAATTCAGAATTTATCCGTTCAGTCCGTTGGTTCGCAAAACAGAACAGGAGGAGCGCATACCAATTTTTCGCCTGATGGCGAAAAATTGGTATTTACCAATTGGTTGGGTTTAATAGAACTTTATGATTTTGACCGTTGCACAGGATTGTTAAATAATCCCGTTACTATAGAGCCTGATGCGGGTATGCCACCCTATCCTTTTACATGGAGTTGTGAATTTTCACCCGATGAAAGTAAGTTGTATGTAACCGCATCTCCAAATACTACTTACTTATTTCAATATGATTTAAACGCAGCGAATATTTCGCTTACTAAGGATACGTTGTGGGCGTTGACTTTTCCAAATTATGCTGGGGGTGGTTTAAAACTTGCATCCGATGGCAAAATTTATTTGGCATGTTGGTACAACAATGGAATTATGTTTCCTTACCCATACCCTGATACTGTCTATAATATGTACAATATGAACTTGTCAGTAATAAACCAGCCTGATAGTTTAGGTTCGGCATGTGATTTTCAGCCTTACAGTTTTTATCTTGGCGGTAAGAGAACATACTTGGGCTTGCCTAATAATCCGAATTATGAACTTGGAGCAATAGCAGGTAGTGCGTGTGATACACTAACAGGTATAGCACCTCTTGCAACATCAGCAAAGGGAGCGGAGTTGTTTGTTACCTACATAGCTTCATGGCAAAAGCTGTTTGTAAATGCGCAGCATTTAAAAGGAAAAAGTATAACGCTAACCATATACGATGTTACAGGCAATCTAATTTATAACACTGCGCGTAGGCTCTCCCCTTCAGGGGTTGGGGGTAGCGCAGGAGGTTATTTTACACAGGATATTAATTGCAGCGCACTTGCAAAAGGCATGTACATTGTTTCGTTGCAAACAGAAAAAGAAAGATTGGTAAAGAAATTTATAGTTGAATAA
- the rpmG gene encoding 50S ribosomal protein L33: MAKKGNRVQVIMECTEHKNSGMPGTSRYITTKNKKNTTERLELKKYNPILKKVTLHKEIK; the protein is encoded by the coding sequence ATGGCAAAAAAAGGAAACAGAGTTCAGGTAATCATGGAGTGCACAGAGCACAAGAACAGTGGTATGCCAGGAACATCACGTTATATCACAACAAAAAACAAGAAGAACACTACAGAGCGTTTGGAGTTGAAGAAATACAACCCCATTCTTAAAAAAGTTACTCTTCATAAAGAAATTAAATAA
- a CDS encoding transposase: MSEVYKTFPGGLYFVTITTIGWVDIFTRRLYQDIVTDSIIYCQKNKGLQLYCYCIMPSHVHIIASREEGTLNDLMRDMKSFTAKTIMQSIEENMLESRREWLMKEFKFYGRLSSHKQEKQFWQHDNHAFELYSNRIIDQKVDYIHRNPVEAGFVDEPHLWRLSIANENSPIKVLSM; this comes from the coding sequence ATGTCTGAAGTTTATAAAACTTTTCCGGGCGGTTTATATTTTGTAACAATTACAACCATTGGCTGGGTTGATATTTTCACAAGGCGATTGTATCAGGATATAGTTACAGACAGTATTATTTACTGCCAAAAAAACAAAGGGCTGCAACTATATTGCTACTGCATCATGCCAAGCCATGTTCACATAATTGCATCAAGAGAAGAAGGAACTTTAAATGATTTAATGCGTGATATGAAATCTTTTACCGCTAAAACGATAATGCAGTCTATAGAAGAAAATATGCTGGAAAGCAGGCGCGAATGGTTGATGAAAGAATTTAAGTTTTATGGCAGACTATCATCACATAAACAGGAAAAACAGTTTTGGCAACACGATAATCACGCATTTGAATTATACTCTAACCGCATCATAGACCAAAAGGTTGATTACATACATCGTAATCCTGTTGAAGCAGGTTTTGTTGATGAACCGCATTTATGGAGGTTAAGCATCGCAAACGAAAACAGCCCGATTAAGGTGTTAAGTATGTAA
- a CDS encoding T9SS type A sorting domain-containing protein, with the protein MAATLCCCHFFSYAQNRNSVWCFGDSALIDFSDTSNIIVGSCGLDTRGSCASIANENGKLLFYAETRATISGNTTLVFDTTHQVMQNGNNIVGRGWYQELVIVPNPANDSTYYLFSIGVTSIYGLYYSIIDMRLNNGLGAVTVKNVQLQSFEQVDCLNAVKHGNGRDWWVLFRKAGSLSNGNNDWYSYLITPVSVQNFSIQSIGSLNKTNSGYTNFSPSGEKLVFTNLIGLVELYDFDRCSGLLSNPVTIEPEALPSVPYTWSCEFSPDASKLYVTTADDTTYLFQYDLNASNISQSKNTLWTTNYPLYTGGGLKLAPDNKIYLASIYYNGVQFPYPYQDTVYNMYNMNLSVINQPDSLGIACDFQPYSFYLGGKRTYLGLPNNPDYTLPAISGSPCDTLTGIAPLATSAKGAELFVTYMASWQKLFVNAQHLKGKNITLTLYDVTGKLIYNTARVLSPSGVGGSAGGYFTQDINCSALAKGMYIVSLQTEKERLVNKFVVE; encoded by the coding sequence TTCTTTTCCTATGCGCAAAACCGTAATTCGGTGTGGTGCTTTGGCGACAGCGCTTTAATTGACTTCAGTGATACTTCAAATATTATAGTTGGCTCATGTGGATTAGATACCAGAGGTTCATGCGCATCAATTGCAAATGAAAATGGTAAACTTCTTTTCTATGCCGAAACAAGAGCCACAATAAGTGGCAACACCACATTAGTTTTTGATACAACTCATCAGGTAATGCAAAACGGAAATAATATTGTTGGCAGAGGTTGGTATCAGGAATTGGTAATAGTACCCAATCCGGCTAATGACAGCACCTATTACTTATTTTCTATTGGAGTAACGAGCATATATGGCTTATATTACAGCATAATTGATATGCGGCTGAATAACGGCTTGGGGGCTGTGACGGTTAAAAATGTTCAACTGCAAAGCTTTGAGCAGGTTGATTGCTTAAATGCCGTTAAGCATGGCAATGGAAGGGACTGGTGGGTATTATTCAGAAAAGCAGGTTCTTTATCAAATGGCAACAATGACTGGTATTCTTATTTAATTACACCTGTCAGCGTTCAGAATTTTTCCATTCAGTCAATAGGTTCATTAAACAAAACCAACTCAGGATATACCAATTTTTCGCCATCAGGCGAAAAATTGGTATTTACCAATTTGATTGGGTTGGTTGAGCTATATGATTTTGACCGTTGTTCAGGATTATTGAGCAATCCTGTTACCATTGAACCGGAAGCATTGCCATCAGTGCCATATACTTGGAGTTGTGAATTCTCACCCGATGCAAGCAAATTATATGTAACAACAGCAGATGATACTACTTACCTATTTCAATATGACTTAAATGCGTCAAATATCTCACAAAGTAAAAATACACTTTGGACAACCAACTATCCTCTTTATACTGGAGGCGGATTAAAATTAGCTCCAGACAATAAAATTTATTTAGCCAGCATATATTATAATGGAGTTCAATTTCCTTATCCATATCAGGATACTGTTTATAATATGTACAATATGAACTTGTCAGTAATAAACCAACCTGATAGTTTAGGAATTGCATGTGATTTTCAGCCTTACAGTTTTTATCTCGGAGGCAAAAGAACATATCTTGGTTTACCCAATAATCCTGATTATACACTGCCTGCAATATCAGGCAGTCCCTGTGATACATTAACGGGTATAGCACCTCTTGCAACATCAGCAAAGGGAGCGGAGTTGTTTGTTACCTACATGGCATCATGGCAAAAATTGTTTGTAAATGCGCAGCATTTAAAAGGGAAAAATATAACACTAACCCTATATGATGTTACAGGCAAGCTAATTTATAACACTGCGCGAGTGCTCTCCCCTTCAGGGGTTGGGGGTAGCGCAGGCGGTTATTTTACACAGGATATTAATTGCAGCGCACTTGCAAAAGGCATGTATATTGTTTCTTTGCAAACAGAAAAAGAAAGATTGGTAAATAAATTTGTTGTTGAATAA
- a CDS encoding DUF4295 domain-containing protein: MAKKVVATLKTGKGKEFSKVIKMVKGANGAYSFKEEIVHNDHVKDFLKEK; the protein is encoded by the coding sequence ATGGCTAAGAAAGTAGTTGCAACACTTAAAACCGGTAAAGGAAAAGAGTTTTCCAAGGTGATTAAAATGGTGAAAGGTGCCAATGGAGCCTATTCATTCAAAGAAGAGATTGTGCATAACGATCACGTAAAAGATTTTTTGAAAGAGAAATAA
- the rpmB gene encoding 50S ribosomal protein L28, producing the protein MSRICDLTGKTSIVGNNISFSNRKTKRRFNPNLQTKKFFIPETGEWVTLKVSASAIRTINKKGISACINSLIKKGHI; encoded by the coding sequence ATGTCCCGTATATGTGATTTGACCGGAAAGACAAGTATTGTAGGAAACAATATTTCTTTTTCCAATCGTAAAACGAAGCGCAGATTTAATCCGAATTTGCAAACTAAAAAGTTTTTTATTCCGGAAACGGGCGAGTGGGTAACTTTAAAAGTTTCAGCTTCTGCTATCCGCACCATCAATAAAAAAGGAATTTCAGCCTGTATAAACAGTCTGATAAAAAAAGGACACATTTAA
- the rpmI gene encoding 50S ribosomal protein L35: MPKMKRNSSAKKRFSVTGTGKIKRKHAFKSHILTKKSTKRKRALTNAAIVHKSDEFNVKRMLSIA; encoded by the coding sequence ATGCCGAAAATGAAAAGAAACTCCAGTGCAAAGAAAAGATTCAGTGTTACTGGAACGGGTAAAATAAAAAGAAAACATGCTTTCAAAAGCCATATCCTTACCAAGAAGTCAACTAAGCGCAAGCGTGCATTAACCAATGCAGCCATCGTTCATAAGTCTGACGAGTTTAACGTAAAAAGAATGCTTTCAATAGCATAA
- the guaA gene encoding glutamine-hydrolyzing GMP synthase: MHQTILIIDFGSQYTQLIARRLRELNVYCEIHPYNHLPEISDTIKGVIFSGSPFSVRDTQAPFFDTKSFFGKTPVLGLCYGAQMLAHQNQGEVVASKIREYGRAILKINFDDDIFNDVNDNSQVWMSHADTIRNAGNDFEVIAQTDDVAVAAFRHKHLAVYGFQFHPEVYHSKEGKKMLANFVYNICGCRGDWTPSSFVDETVAHLQMKLKNDKVILGLSGGVDSSVAALLLHKAIGKNLYCIFIDNGLLRKNEAQHVMEVFKPLGLNIKCVDAASVFYDALKNISDPEQKRKTIGRVFIEVFDKEAHLISDVRWLAQGTIYPDVIESVSVKGPSATIKSHHNVGGLPEKMNLQIVEPLRSLFKDEVRKVGKEMGLKEELLNRHPFPGPGLGIRILGEISAEKVRMLQEADHVFISLLQKHNLYQKVWQAGTIFLPVNSVGVMGDERTYENAICIRAVTSTDGMTADWAHLPYEFLSIVSNEIINKVKGINRVVYDISSKPPATIEWE; this comes from the coding sequence ATGCACCAAACTATACTAATCATTGACTTTGGCTCACAATACACACAACTTATTGCCAGAAGGCTTCGTGAGCTAAATGTTTATTGCGAGATACATCCTTATAACCACCTGCCTGAAATAAGTGATACCATTAAAGGAGTTATTTTTTCAGGGAGCCCTTTCTCTGTGCGCGACACACAGGCACCATTTTTTGATACAAAAAGTTTTTTCGGTAAAACACCTGTGTTAGGTCTGTGCTATGGAGCACAAATGCTGGCCCATCAAAATCAAGGCGAGGTGGTGGCATCAAAAATCAGAGAATATGGACGTGCCATTCTTAAAATTAATTTTGATGATGATATTTTTAATGATGTAAATGACAACAGTCAAGTATGGATGTCGCATGCCGACACCATTCGTAATGCGGGTAATGATTTTGAAGTTATAGCACAAACTGACGATGTTGCCGTAGCTGCTTTCAGACATAAGCATTTGGCTGTTTATGGCTTTCAGTTTCATCCGGAAGTGTATCATAGCAAAGAGGGCAAGAAAATGTTGGCTAACTTTGTTTATAATATTTGTGGCTGCAGGGGTGACTGGACACCATCCTCATTCGTAGATGAAACTGTTGCTCATTTACAAATGAAGTTAAAAAACGATAAAGTAATTCTTGGACTTTCAGGCGGTGTTGATTCAAGTGTGGCTGCATTACTTCTTCATAAAGCAATCGGAAAAAACCTCTATTGTATTTTTATTGATAATGGTCTGCTTCGTAAAAACGAAGCACAACATGTGATGGAAGTTTTCAAGCCATTGGGGTTGAATATTAAATGTGTAGATGCAGCTTCTGTTTTTTATGATGCATTAAAAAATATATCAGATCCTGAACAGAAGAGAAAAACCATTGGCAGGGTATTTATTGAAGTTTTTGATAAAGAAGCACATCTTATATCTGATGTTCGGTGGCTTGCACAAGGCACTATTTATCCTGATGTAATTGAGTCGGTTTCTGTAAAAGGCCCTTCTGCAACCATTAAGTCGCATCACAATGTTGGTGGGCTTCCGGAAAAAATGAATCTTCAAATTGTGGAACCATTACGGTCGCTTTTTAAAGATGAAGTAAGAAAAGTAGGTAAGGAGATGGGATTAAAAGAAGAGTTGTTGAACCGTCATCCATTTCCCGGTCCCGGATTAGGCATTAGAATATTGGGGGAAATTAGTGCAGAGAAAGTAAGGATGCTGCAGGAAGCCGATCATGTTTTTATTTCCTTATTGCAAAAGCACAATCTCTATCAAAAAGTGTGGCAGGCAGGGACTATTTTTCTGCCGGTTAATTCTGTTGGCGTGATGGGCGATGAGCGTACTTATGAAAATGCTATCTGCATCAGAGCAGTTACCAGTACCGATGGTATGACTGCTGACTGGGCTCATTTACCATACGAGTTTTTAAGTATTGTTTCCAACGAAATTATCAATAAGGTAAAAGGAATAAACAGGGTTGTTTATGACATCAGTTCAAAGCCACCTGCAACAATTGAATGGGAGTAG
- the rplT gene encoding 50S ribosomal protein L20 yields the protein MPRSVNSVASRARRKKLLNRAKGNWGARGNVLTVAKHTVEKGLQYAYRDRKTKKRNFRGLWIQRINAEVRNYDMSYSEFMGKLHKAGNQLNRKVLADLALNNPDAFKAIVESVK from the coding sequence ATGCCACGTTCGGTAAATTCAGTAGCATCAAGAGCAAGACGTAAAAAACTGCTCAACCGCGCCAAAGGAAATTGGGGCGCAAGAGGTAACGTATTAACCGTTGCCAAACACACCGTAGAAAAAGGTTTGCAATATGCCTACCGCGACCGTAAAACAAAGAAACGCAACTTTCGCGGCTTATGGATTCAGCGTATTAATGCTGAGGTAAGAAACTATGATATGTCTTACAGCGAGTTTATGGGTAAACTGCATAAAGCAGGAAACCAACTTAACCGCAAAGTTCTTGCCGACCTTGCACTTAACAATCCGGACGCTTTTAAAGCAATTGTTGAGTCGGTAAAGTAA
- a CDS encoding T9SS type A sorting domain-containing protein, which translates to MKSLRYISAAFLICCAYFANAQKQGSVWCFGDSALVDFSDTANIITGSSMVKSRGSCASIADSAGSLLFYAGYNTDTWAAGGPPFQNGEIWNKQHQIMQNGDSIVMQAWYHEVLIIDNPSNNNQYYVFSIGVTGSSQLGLYYSIVDMSANGGLGEVIQKNVQLHNYKSADGLKAIKHGNGRDWWIINRRWNNINNTFYKYLISPAGVSDSMPQNIGFATNHGFGRIQFSNNGNKMVYYTLVGLLELYDFDRCTGQLSNLQTIYPEPTQAPFGCYWGACFSPDDNLLYISGIPIQSTDTSRLYQFDLTATNIAASVDTLRQTHFNETMDDLKLAPDGKIYLATSYYQYYPYNDTMYNNTNMYLSTINSPNSLGSACDLQPYSFYLGGKRTYGGLPNNPDYELGALAGSACDTLTGISPLNPPKGNLINIYPNPVNNILFISGLSDAKNELVVYDIYGRLIIEKQTNGTNGSIDVSSLSDGVYNIRIKNEAGEYFKKRFVVIK; encoded by the coding sequence ATGAAATCACTCCGATACATAAGCGCAGCATTTCTTATATGCTGCGCTTATTTTGCAAATGCGCAAAAGCAGGGCAGCGTGTGGTGCTTTGGCGACAGTGCGCTGGTTGATTTTAGTGATACTGCCAATATCATAACAGGCAGCAGCATGGTAAAATCGCGCGGCAGTTGTGCAAGCATTGCCGACAGTGCCGGAAGCCTGTTATTTTATGCAGGTTATAATACAGATACATGGGCTGCCGGAGGTCCGCCATTTCAAAATGGTGAAATTTGGAATAAACAACATCAAATCATGCAAAATGGTGATTCTATTGTTATGCAAGCCTGGTACCATGAAGTTTTAATTATTGATAATCCATCTAACAACAATCAATATTATGTTTTTTCCATTGGCGTAACGGGTAGTAGTCAGTTAGGTTTATATTATTCCATAGTTGATATGAGCGCCAATGGCGGATTAGGCGAAGTGATTCAAAAAAATGTGCAGTTACATAATTACAAAAGCGCTGACGGATTAAAAGCCATTAAACATGGCAACGGAAGAGACTGGTGGATTATTAACCGGAGGTGGAATAATATTAACAACACTTTTTACAAATATTTGATTTCGCCAGCGGGTGTTTCCGATTCCATGCCGCAAAATATTGGGTTTGCAACTAATCATGGGTTTGGCAGAATTCAATTTTCAAATAATGGCAATAAAATGGTATATTATACCTTGGTTGGCTTATTGGAATTGTATGACTTTGACAGATGCACAGGGCAATTAAGTAATTTGCAAACCATTTATCCTGAACCCACGCAAGCTCCATTTGGTTGTTATTGGGGCGCATGTTTTTCGCCTGACGATAATTTACTTTATATATCCGGCATACCCATACAATCAACCGATACATCGCGGCTGTATCAGTTTGATTTAACGGCAACCAATATTGCTGCAAGTGTTGATACATTGCGACAAACTCATTTTAATGAAACTATGGACGATTTAAAGCTTGCTCCTGACGGTAAAATTTATTTAGCAACAAGTTATTATCAATATTATCCTTATAACGACACTATGTATAATAACACCAATATGTATTTAAGCACCATTAACTCTCCCAACAGCTTAGGCTCAGCATGTGATTTACAACCCTACTCATTTTATCTTGGTGGCAAAAGAACTTACGGAGGTTTGCCTAATAATCCGGATTATGAGTTGGGGGCGTTAGCGGGAAGTGCGTGTGATACGTTGACAGGCATAAGCCCCCTAAATCCCCCAAAGGGGAACTTAATAAACATTTACCCCAACCCTGTAAACAACATCTTGTTTATATCAGGATTAAGCGATGCAAAAAATGAACTGGTTGTTTACGACATTTACGGGCGACTGATAATAGAAAAACAAACTAATGGCACAAATGGCAGCATTGATGTATCTTCGCTTTCTGACGGAGTGTATAATATTAGAATAAAGAATGAAGCAGGCGAATATTTTAAAAAACGGTTTGTGGTTATTAAATAG
- the infC gene encoding translation initiation factor IF-3, whose translation MPRPKVEEHRINGRIHAPQVRLVGDNVEPQIYDTQTALNMAQDMGLDLVEISNTSTPPVCKIVDYQKFLYERKKKDKEQKAKAAKSVVKEIRFGPNTDEHDFNFKLKHAIKFLEEGAKVKAYVHFKGRSIAYKEKGEIILLKFAQELEQYAKVEMLPKLEGNRMFLHLAPLAKKK comes from the coding sequence TTGCCCCGGCCTAAAGTAGAGGAGCACCGTATTAACGGACGAATTCACGCACCACAAGTAAGATTAGTTGGTGATAATGTAGAACCCCAAATATATGACACCCAGACTGCGTTGAACATGGCACAGGATATGGGGCTTGATTTGGTAGAAATATCAAATACCAGCACACCACCGGTTTGTAAAATAGTTGACTATCAAAAATTTCTTTACGAAAGAAAGAAAAAAGACAAAGAGCAAAAAGCAAAAGCAGCGAAGTCTGTCGTAAAGGAAATACGCTTCGGGCCCAATACCGATGAACATGACTTTAATTTCAAATTAAAACATGCCATCAAATTCCTTGAAGAGGGAGCAAAAGTTAAAGCTTATGTTCACTTTAAAGGACGAAGCATAGCTTATAAAGAAAAAGGAGAAATTATCCTCCTGAAGTTTGCGCAGGAGTTGGAGCAATATGCAAAGGTTGAAATGCTTCCGAAATTAGAAGGCAACCGCATGTTTCTGCACCTGGCACCACTTGCAAAGAAGAAGTAA